One part of the Ziziphus jujuba cultivar Dongzao chromosome 2, ASM3175591v1 genome encodes these proteins:
- the LOC125422537 gene encoding zinc finger protein CONSTANS-LIKE 16, whose translation MVSETKAANAMGGKTARACDSCLRKRARWFCAADDAFLCQSCDASVHSANQLASRHERVRLQTSSFKLGDSTVISDDSPPAWHRGFTRKARTPRHNKSISAAAKEDEKILINNNPLPFVPELSNEETSTPYYDSEEQLLYRVPIFDPFAAELCNEVGNSRTETSTERNDNHRHEAENMMRDHDYGNELDHLHGFLPSDRELAEFAADVESLLCRGVDEDSCDIKGLEILDCKEEGDLDVFNVNGDGDRRVKVEEEYEEEEEMEGILACEAKPCLDWNFGYESSPEAIEDDKVVSMAMETKKMNNEEAFKEQMKKEIFLRLNYEAVITAWDGQVSPWTTGIRPEVNPNNGWPDFMGFGPTDLHHPHGGLRGYGGGGARSDGGREARVSRYREKRRTRLFSKKIRYEVRKLNAEKRPRMKGRFVKRTSFMGINNGFPYIPKVVNK comes from the exons ATGGTATCTGAAACCAAAGCTGCAAATGCCATGGGAGGCAAGACGGCGAGAGCCTGCGATAGCTGTTTGCGGAAACGCGCACGGTGGTTTTGCGCCGCCGATGATGCTTTTCTTTGTCAAAGTTGCGATGCATCTGTTCACTCTGCTAACCAATTGGCCAGCAGACATGAAAGGGTCCGTCTCCAGACTTCTTCTTTCAAGCTCGGCGACTCCACGGTAATCTCCGACGATTCCCCGCCGGCGTGGCATCGAGGTTTCACGAGAAAAGCAAGAACTCCCCGCCATAACAAGTCCATATCAGCAGCAGCCAAAGAAGATGAGAAAATCTTGATCAACAATAACCCTCTTCCTTTTGTTCCGGAGTTGAGCAACGAAGAGACTTCGACACCATATTATGATAGTGAAGAACAGCTTCTTTATCGTGTTCCGATCTTCGATCCTTTTGCGGCTGAGCTCTGCAACGAAGTCGGGAATTCGAGAACCGAGACTTCAACGGAGAGAAATGATAATCATCGTCACGAAGCGGAGAATATGATGAGAGATCATGATTATGGAAACGAGTTGGATCATCTGCATGGGTTTCTACCGTCGGATAGAGAGCTTGCTGAGTTTGCAGCTGATGTTGAGAGCCTGCTATGTCGAGGAGTCGATGAGGATTCTTGTGATATCAAAGGGTTGGAAATCTTGGATTGCAAAGAAGAAGGTGATTTGGATGTTTTCAATGTTAATGGCGATGGAGACCGAAGAGTGAAAGTCGAGGAAgaatatgaagaagaagaagagatggAAGGGATTCTTGCGTGTGAAGCAAAACCATGTTTAGATTGGAATTTTGGTTACGAGTCATCGCCGGAAGCCATCGAGGACGACAAGGTTGTTTCGATGgcgatggagacgaagaaaatGAATAATGAGGAAGCATTTAAGGAGCAGATGAAGAAGGAGATATTTTTGAGGCTAAATTATGAGGCAGTGATCACTGCCTGGGATGGCCAAGTTTCTCCATGGACAACCGGAATTCGACCGGAGGTTAATCCCAACAACGGCTGGCCGGACTTCATG ggTTTTGGGCCAACAGATCTTCATCACCCACATGGAGGACTAAGAGGATATGGAGGAGGAGGAGCAAGGAGTGATGGTGGAAGAGAAGCAAGAGTTTCGAGGTACAGAGAGAAGCGAAGAACGCGGCTGTTTTCGAAGAAGATAAGGTACGAAGTTAGGAAACTGAATGCAGAGAAGAGGCCTAGAATGAAAGGAAGGTTCGTAAAGAGGACATCTTTTATGGGGATTAATAATGGTTTTCCGTATATACCTAAAGTAGTGAATAAATAA
- the LOC125422538 gene encoding zinc finger protein CONSTANS-LIKE 7, which translates to MEAFVPCELNPCLDCIFYNDQSTLAVPEEEYNLVSRVTATKIANNEGSYKEQMMKKGTFLRLNYEAVITAWDSQASPWTTGTPPELNPDEFLPEFKGFNHMDNDHGPGGDGGGREARILRYKAKRRTRLLSKTIRYEVRKLNAEKRPRINGRFVKMTSLFCGD; encoded by the exons atggaAGCTTTTGTACCATGTGAATTAAACCCTTGTTTggattgtattttttataatgatCAATCAACACTAGCAGTTCCGGAGGAAGAGTACAACTTAGTTTCCAGGGTAACGGCGACGAAAATAGCGAATAATGAGGGATCATATAAGGAGCAGATGATGAAGAAGGGGACATTCCTGAGGCTGAATTATGAAGCAGTTATCACTGCTTGGGACAGCCAAGCTTCCCCATGGACGACTGGAACTCCACCCGAGCTTAATCCCGATGAATTCTTGCCTGAATTTAAG GGTTTCAATCATATGGATAATGATCACGGACCCGGAGGAGATGGAGGAGGAAGAGAGGCAAGAATTTTAAGGTACAAAGCGAAGCGAAGAACACGGTTGCTGTCGAAAACAATAAGGTACGAAGTTAGAAAGTTGAATGCTGAAAAGAGGCCAAGAATTAATGGGCGATTCGTTAAGATGACATCCTTATTTTGTGGGGATTGA